From Arachis hypogaea cultivar Tifrunner chromosome 3, arahy.Tifrunner.gnm2.J5K5, whole genome shotgun sequence:
GAGTTAATGGTGGAACATATACCTATTCGGCCAATGAATGCTGTGTCAACCAGTGAAGCAATAGGATCAGCTGTCAAAGCCATAGCAGAAGGCACTGCAATTGACAATATTTCCCAACCAAGGTTGTCTGCTTTGAAAACAAGTCTGCagtaagaagaagagaaaaaaagtgaagaattacaCCTGTTGAAGAGAAATAATGAAGTAGCAATGTAAATAAGTACCTGGTATCCCTAAATAAACTGCAAATTGGAATTCTGCTCCCATCTTGTATTGAAATGAGTTTGTCAGCCATATCAAGGAAGCCAAATTAAGTTTTCTACTTATGAAACCAACATGAAGAGTTGTTGTTAATAGGGCCACTAAAATGATACTAGATACCAGAATTCAGACGCCAAAAATTTATATGTTCTccatatatatatgatttaataCTGGCCTAAAAATCAAAGCATAGTATCAATGATCAAGGAACAGTTATGACAAGTTGATAGAGCAGGTGGAGGCGCTTAGAAATTAATATAAGAGTGCCAAAcggtaaaagaaagaaaaagaggacAGTTTCCTATGACACTTTCAGAGGAAGTTCACCAGAAATTTCCCTTTAGAGTGGCATTTAACTAAGAGATAGAAGATTTTGaatgaaaaggaagaaagagaCCCACCAAACTCTGATTCCAAATAAGACAAAGAAACTGCCTTGCAGATTCTTCTTCCTGAGTGAATTAAACAGCATTTTGCGGCACATGTTATGTCAACATGTCATATAAATGCAAAGTGTTTTAGGTTTGGAAACTATGTAGAGCACATTCAGTGCCACCTTGAAATAATATCACTGCACATTATTAATGTGAAACAACTCCAAATGCAATTTTCTTCCCTCTCATCATATGATAATAATTACATTGGTTTTATTAAGCTTGCACCATTGTGAACAACTATAGTATTAGGCCTAGTGGTAAGTGTTTGATCCAAGTATCCAACACATGGACTTGAACATGAATGGAAACATTTTGGAGTAAATGTATGTTAAGCAATTTGGGCTATCGTATACATATACAAATAGATTTATGCATGTGAAATGTGtgagactaaaattaaaatcatcaacTATTGGACGCACTAAAAATATGTTTGTGTCACACTCAAGTTGCGTGCAAGATTCAAGAGAACAAGTGAACAACCTAAGTTACATAGTAGCTGAGACTTTAGTTACCTTGACAAATAAACCAAATATTGAATATGAACCCTTTAGTATGTATGGGTGAGGGGTGTGTTGTCTTGTAATATCTAGAATTGGGATTTATCCAATTCAtctcgtaaaaaaaaaaaaaaaaaaaaaaaaaaaaaaaaacctaagttACATCGAAAAAATTCACTTGCTGCTTCGTCCTCACTAGCCGCTCCCAGGATTCGGGGTGGCATCTGGCTTGCGTTTGtatcttaatattttattcttaataacaATCTTGTCTCTTATAGGAAAAAAATGTTGGTATTTGTTACACTTCTTGGTACGGTGATTAAGACTGAATCCCAAACTTTATCTAAATAAATGAATAACTTTTCTAGTTACGTACTTCAATGTTGCAACAAAAATCCTTGTCTAATTTATGTTTTGTACATTAAGATACATACTTTGTTTTAAATAAAGTACAATAATTTCTTTTCTTCCGTGAATTTTACATGTGAATGTGATTAAAAGGTGAAAAGATGTAAAGGTTTAATGTAGGTGAAAAAGGTAAAACGTATAGATAAAGTGTCGTAAACTCTCACGTATCAGTGTATTTGGAATTTGGTCCTTAAGATCAAACCAAGTGATGAGTTATTTACTAAAATAGAGCTCTCTTTCGAATTCCAATAATGAACGAATCTATGCCGAGAAAATTTCGAATCGGGAACGGATTCTCTCCGCTGCTTTAAAAACTGGACATCGTCAATGGTATCATCTAAaccattaaaaattattaaaattaatggtaatgattaaaattaattttgaattccaCACAATAAAATTTAATCGAATAATAATTTGTGGGgccttttaaatattaaatatgtttagtCATTATAACATCAATTactgaaattttatattttccgGTGTAATTTTAAATTCAGAATGTGTTATTGTATGTCAAGATGTTAACAATTCAGCATAAGAAAATGGAATTATTTTAGACTCCTAACTATTCAGCAAAACTTGAAGCAGCAAGGCATACAACTATAATATTAACCTGATTCCTGAATAGCAGGATGTCCTTacatttcaaaaatcatataaaatgtTCTACCCCAGATCTAAAATGACCAGCTGTAATTTTTCCCACCTAAGTCTCCATCAAAACCTCCCGATAATTATTTCTTGAAGAATCGCAAAAAGGTTAGCAGTATGCTTCGACTGCTGATTACAACGAGAATTGGTACATGAATGTGTGCAAAAATCTTGAAAAGTTAAAATCATGTGTGGGCAAAACTCTTTAACAGGCTCCCATTTACCACAAGCCAATGGCTTTCCACCAAACTCCTCCAAGTCCAAGCCAGATTACAATGTTAACAATACTGATGAGGAATCCGTAGCCCCACCATTTGGCGAGTGGAACATAGTTGGCGCCGTAAAATACAGGGGCTGATCCAATCCCATAATGAGTAAGGCCGCCCATGAGGTTGGAGAGGAAGGAAAGCACCATGGCTCCAAAGAATGGTGGAGTTCCCAGAGCAGTGGCGACAGACAAGAAAGCAGTGAACATGGCACCTATATGAGCAGCCCCACTTGCAAAGAAGTAGTGAGAGTAGAAGTAGAGGAGGACAAGGATTCCAAAAGATAGTTGCCAAGAGAGACCCAATCCACCAACAAACTGCATGAAACAACATTAACAAATCATTTCATTAGAAGAATCAAGGAATGTGATAAGAATTAAAGGCAGTATTGTTGACTAACAGAGCAGAGGCATGAAACACGAAGCCTAATTATTCCAAGATGAATAtttcaaataattatattatacacAGTTGGTTGATAGCTATTAGCATCTACATTATTCAAAATATGAAATGATCGATGAAGATTAACCATTGGCTAGGCAGAATAACATACCTTGACCACAGTTTGACTGAACCAAGAAATGAGACCATATTTGTTCAAATATCCAGCCATGGCAATGAGGGCAGCAAACCATGTGAGAGTATCCCAGGCAACTCCCTCAGCCAAGCACTCCTTCCATGTTACGACCCCAGTGACAAGGAGTACAGATAATCCAAGAATGGCAGCAGTGACAGCATCAATATTAAGAACCCCTCCAAAGACCCAAAGTCCTACCTGTTACAACAGAGCAAGAGAGTGAATACGATACCCAGGAGATAGAAGATTTCATGGTATACGGCAACATAACTACTGTACCATCAATTTCTCATACCAGTAAATTAGTTATAAATAACCAGAGGATTCAAAAATCAATTAAGCAAACAAGTGGTGTGCTAGTCATAACCAATGCCCTAAACTTATTATAGTTACATCGCCCAATAGTAAAGCCACAATGCCAGGATGCACGTCTATCCTGATGTGTATATCCAATTAACAATACTCTAAACATAAAATCCATTAACGAACTACACACCAATTCAAACTCTTACATGCAGCTAACAATAGATTCAAACACGGTCCACATTGAAGAAGCACAAATTCCTAAGTTTGTTGTTGAACAAGTTCCTATCTATGAACTCTGCATTTACAAATTTGAAACTCCAATCCTTGTGTAATCAATCGACAAGCTAACACTGTCAACAAATCAACTCAACAACCAAACAAGTTATTGTCAAATTGAATACCAAAATTATGAATTCCCTACCAAGCCATCCACAAGCATAGCTCCAAAAACAAATATGGGAAACACTCAATTGCTCATTTTCTCTACATAGAACGCAAAAACCAACAAACAGAAACAAAATTTATCTAAATTCAGCAACTTGAATTCATTCTATGATTACCGTAAGAAGCAGTGTCAATGTCATGATCTTCTCATGCGAAGTCATAGGTCCCATCTTCTGCAACCTCTCCCTTGCAAGCTTCGGCGCGTCGGGGCTACTCTTCATCCCGGGCGGGTAGATAACATACAGTATCAACGGCACCAACACCAATGAAACCAGGCCCGGAACGATCCCAGCCTTAGCCCAATCCACCCACCCAATAGTCTTGTTAATCGCATTCTGAGTCAGAGTTGCACATAGCGGGTTCGCCGCCATCGCCGTCAGGAACATCGCCGACGAGATCACCGACGTCTGAAAACACGTCAGCATGAGCCACGACCCCAAGCGATTCTCCGTCCCGTCGCCAGCGTTGCTTCCGCATGCAACGCAGAGAGCCTTCACAAGTGGCAGGAAAATTCCACCGGCGCGCGCTGAAACCGAGGGAATCGCTGGCGCGAGAAGCGCTTCGCTGAAGACCAAGCTGTACCCTAACCCTAGCGAGGAGCTTCCGAAGAGTGAGACGAACTGGTACGCGACGCGGTTACCGAGGCCGGTCTTGATGAATCCCTTGGCGAAGAAGAAGGCGAGGCAGATGAGCCACGGGATCGGG
This genomic window contains:
- the LOC112788810 gene encoding dicarboxylate transporter 1, chloroplastic isoform X1, with product MASIALSATTLPSLRLRSLSPKPKPLLHSLPTTSTTFKPLTLKPRSFNLITSISNAPFKSNRAHSTVVASVAGTASITSASPPPPPPQPWQGASMKPLLASIAIGVLVWYSPVPAGVSRNAWQLLAIFLGTIVGIITQPLPLGAVALLGLGVSVLTKTLPFPAAFSGFGDPIPWLICLAFFFAKGFIKTGLGNRVAYQFVSLFGSSSLGLGYSLVFSEALLAPAIPSVSARAGGIFLPLVKALCVACGSNAGDGTENRLGSWLMLTCFQTSVISSAMFLTAMAANPLCATLTQNAINKTIGWVDWAKAGIVPGLVSLVLVPLILYVIYPPGMKSSPDAPKLARERLQKMGPMTSHEKIMTLTLLLTVGLWVFGGVLNIDAVTAAILGLSVLLVTGVVTWKECLAEGVAWDTLTWFAALIAMAGYLNKYGLISWFSQTVVKFVGGLGLSWQLSFGILVLLYFYSHYFFASGAAHIGAMFTAFLSVATALGTPPFFGAMVLSFLSNLMGGLTHYGIGSAPVFYGANYVPLAKWWGYGFLISIVNIVIWLGLGGVWWKAIGLW